One window of Methanospirillum lacunae genomic DNA carries:
- a CDS encoding formylmethanofuran dehydrogenase subunit A, producing MSELIIKNGYVFDPISGIKGDKADIAIKDGKIVEKVSSKAKSIDASGKTVMAGGVDIHTHVVGPKVNLGREMRPEDKLFRGDYRGGILKQGKRMEMGYSIPTTWKTGYAYSRLGYTYVNEAAMPPLMAPHVHEEIRDTPILDISAMPVFGNNWFCLEYLKNKEIENNAAYVAWLLKATYGVGIKVVNPGGTEAWAWGENCNTIHDPVPYFDITPAEIVKGLIETNEYLGLPHSIHLHPNNLGNPGNYTDTLDTLKLAEGYKAKNKFGREQVLHNTHLQFHSYKGDSWATFGSAAKEVMDYVNKTENITVDLGCVTLDETTTMTADGPFEHHLMELNHRKWANCDVELETGSGIVPFVYDKDVAVIGIQWAVGLEIGLYAKDLMRTFITTDHPNGGPFSRYPRIIKWLMSRKARDATLDSMKRKDKVIAATDLASMDRELNLYDIAMMTRAGPAKALGMSSMYGSLAPGADGNVSIYNLDAKKIPADPELIEEAFTKTAYTIKEGVVIVQNGEIVAEPKGHTIWTKVTMPENSQVMRDIKEKFTKSYTVNLENYAVFDDHVYRPRALEVEVA from the coding sequence ATGTCTGAACTGATTATCAAGAACGGATACGTCTTTGATCCAATCTCCGGAATCAAAGGAGACAAAGCAGATATTGCTATCAAGGACGGCAAGATCGTAGAAAAGGTCTCTTCAAAGGCAAAGAGCATCGACGCCAGTGGTAAGACTGTTATGGCCGGTGGTGTGGATATCCATACACACGTAGTTGGCCCAAAAGTCAACCTTGGACGTGAGATGAGACCTGAAGACAAACTTTTCCGTGGTGACTACCGTGGTGGGATTCTCAAACAGGGTAAACGGATGGAGATGGGATACTCAATTCCAACCACCTGGAAGACCGGGTATGCATACTCCCGTCTGGGATACACCTACGTCAACGAGGCAGCAATGCCTCCACTCATGGCACCCCACGTGCATGAAGAGATCAGGGACACACCAATCCTCGATATCAGTGCCATGCCGGTATTCGGTAACAACTGGTTCTGTCTTGAGTACCTCAAGAACAAGGAGATCGAGAACAACGCTGCATATGTCGCCTGGCTTCTGAAGGCAACATACGGTGTTGGTATCAAGGTCGTCAACCCAGGTGGCACAGAAGCTTGGGCATGGGGAGAGAACTGTAACACTATCCATGACCCTGTTCCCTACTTCGATATCACCCCTGCCGAGATTGTCAAGGGCCTTATCGAGACCAACGAGTACCTTGGTCTGCCCCACTCAATACATCTGCACCCCAACAACCTTGGAAACCCGGGTAACTATACAGATACCCTTGACACCCTGAAGCTTGCAGAGGGATACAAAGCAAAGAACAAGTTCGGACGAGAACAGGTTCTGCATAACACTCACCTTCAGTTCCACTCCTACAAAGGTGACAGCTGGGCAACCTTTGGATCTGCAGCAAAGGAAGTCATGGACTACGTCAACAAGACTGAAAACATCACCGTCGATCTCGGATGTGTCACTCTTGATGAAACAACCACCATGACTGCAGACGGTCCATTCGAGCACCACCTCATGGAACTCAACCACCGCAAGTGGGCAAACTGTGATGTTGAACTCGAAACCGGTTCAGGTATCGTGCCATTTGTCTATGATAAGGACGTTGCTGTCATTGGTATCCAGTGGGCAGTCGGTCTTGAGATTGGACTCTATGCAAAAGACCTGATGCGGACCTTTATCACCACTGACCATCCGAACGGAGGACCATTCAGCCGCTACCCACGTATCATCAAGTGGCTCATGTCCAGAAAGGCCCGTGATGCAACCCTTGACTCCATGAAGCGTAAGGACAAGGTTATTGCAGCAACCGATCTCGCCTCCATGGACCGCGAACTCAACCTCTACGATATTGCCATGATGACCCGTGCAGGTCCGGCCAAGGCTCTTGGTATGTCAAGCATGTACGGCAGCCTTGCTCCGGGTGCAGATGGAAACGTATCTATCTACAACCTTGATGCCAAGAAGATCCCGGCTGACCCAGAACTGATTGAAGAGGCATTCACCAAGACTGCCTACACCATCAAGGAAGGAGTTGTTATCGTCCAGAATGGTGAGATTGTTGCAGAGCCGAAGGGACACACCATCTGGACCAAGGTCACCATGCCTGAAAACTCACAGGTTATGCGTGATATCAAAGAGAAGTTCACCAAGAGTTACACTGTTAACCTTGAGAACTATGCAGTGTTCGACGACCATGTGTACCGCCCACGGGCACTTGAAGTAGAAGTAGCCTGA
- a CDS encoding formylmethanofuran dehydrogenase subunit B translates to MPKVYENVGCPYCGCSCDDVRVTVSDDGKKVLEVENVCAIGTEIFKHGSSEHRHRLPRLRQPDGSMKEISYEEAIEWTAQHLYKAKKPLMYGFGSTNCEGQAAAARVMESAGGCLDNCATICHGPSFLAIFDNGYPTCTLGEVKNRADVIVYWGSNPAHAHPRHMSRYSIFPRGFFTGKGQKKRTVVVIDPRYTDTANVADIHVRVKQGHDYELFDAFRMVMHGHGDDLPDVVADVPKEQILQVAEIMANARFGTVFYGMGLTHSDGRNHNIDIAISLMRDLNKVAKWTIMAMRGHYNIAGPGVVWSWTFGFPYCLDLTKKNYAHMNPGETSSVDMAMRDETDMFINIGTDAGAHFPIPAVQHLKKHPWVTIDPSVCMASEISDLHIPVCICGVDTGGIVYRMDNVPIQFRQVLDPQGLLTDEELLNKIADRVDELNAQGA, encoded by the coding sequence ATGCCAAAGGTATACGAGAATGTGGGATGCCCATATTGTGGCTGCTCCTGCGATGATGTCAGAGTCACTGTCTCTGATGACGGAAAAAAGGTGCTTGAGGTCGAGAATGTCTGTGCAATCGGAACTGAGATCTTCAAACACGGAAGCTCAGAACACAGACACCGCCTTCCCCGGCTTCGCCAGCCAGATGGCTCGATGAAAGAGATCTCATACGAGGAAGCCATCGAATGGACGGCACAGCACCTGTACAAGGCAAAAAAGCCACTCATGTACGGGTTTGGTTCAACAAACTGTGAAGGTCAGGCAGCAGCAGCCCGTGTTATGGAGTCTGCAGGTGGTTGCCTTGACAACTGTGCAACCATCTGTCACGGCCCGTCTTTCCTTGCAATATTCGATAACGGGTACCCGACGTGTACCCTTGGAGAAGTTAAGAACCGTGCAGACGTGATTGTTTACTGGGGATCCAACCCGGCACACGCACACCCACGTCACATGTCGCGGTATTCTATCTTCCCTCGTGGATTCTTCACCGGAAAGGGACAGAAGAAGCGTACCGTAGTCGTCATCGATCCACGGTACACTGATACTGCAAACGTAGCTGATATTCATGTCAGGGTAAAGCAAGGTCACGACTACGAACTCTTCGATGCATTCAGGATGGTCATGCACGGACATGGAGATGATCTTCCTGATGTCGTTGCAGATGTTCCAAAAGAGCAGATCCTCCAGGTTGCCGAGATCATGGCCAATGCCAGGTTCGGTACTGTCTTCTACGGTATGGGACTCACCCATTCAGATGGACGTAACCACAACATCGACATTGCAATCTCCCTTATGCGTGACCTGAACAAGGTTGCCAAGTGGACGATCATGGCAATGCGTGGTCACTACAATATCGCAGGTCCTGGTGTAGTCTGGTCCTGGACATTCGGATTCCCGTATTGCCTTGACCTTACCAAGAAGAATTATGCCCACATGAATCCAGGTGAGACCAGTTCAGTGGATATGGCAATGCGTGATGAAACTGATATGTTCATCAACATCGGAACCGATGCAGGTGCACACTTCCCAATTCCGGCAGTCCAGCATCTCAAAAAGCACCCCTGGGTTACAATTGATCCAAGCGTCTGCATGGCATCTGAGATCTCTGACCTGCACATTCCGGTCTGTATCTGTGGTGTTGACACCGGCGGAATTGTATACAGGATGGACAACGTACCAATCCAGTTCAGACAGGTTCTCGATCCACAGGGTCTCCTTACCGATGAGGAACTGCTGAACAAGATCGCTGACCGCGTTGATGAACTCAATGCACAGGGGGCCTGA
- a CDS encoding molybdopterin dinucleotide binding domain-containing protein, whose product MAEKYILNMITQRAFEEGVAMEIGKTSPEYFDACNIIEMNEQDMKKLGILKNTNVRVTSESGQVVVKAVVGRQTVYPGLCHIRQGVWANQVVPPRTQSTGTPQYSGFPVTVEPAPEEKLKTALHLVQGAVGMWKGEE is encoded by the coding sequence ATGGCTGAAAAGTACATCTTAAACATGATAACCCAGCGTGCCTTCGAAGAAGGTGTCGCAATGGAAATAGGGAAAACTTCTCCGGAATACTTCGATGCCTGTAACATCATTGAAATGAATGAACAGGACATGAAGAAACTGGGAATTTTAAAGAATACTAACGTCCGGGTCACCAGCGAGAGTGGTCAGGTCGTTGTCAAAGCTGTTGTCGGAAGACAGACAGTATACCCAGGTCTCTGCCACATAAGGCAGGGTGTCTGGGCAAACCAGGTCGTTCCTCCCCGTACCCAGTCAACCGGAACACCCCAATACAGTGGATTTCCAGTAACTGTGGAACCTGCACCGGAAGAGAAACTGAAGACTGCTCTCCATCTGGTTCAGGGTGCAGTCGGCATGTGGAAAGGTGAGGAATAA